The following coding sequences are from one Paenibacillus sp. FSL R5-0912 window:
- a CDS encoding IS3 family transposase has protein sequence MFIKQGNTAALVLRLVGLAESTYYDRKKRKKQEAQAVPQGRGRPLPGYSLTESGEKISDEQIQEMLLELVAGEEHVYGYKLLAKCLWNQHGLRLNHKKSYRLCQALEILQPQRQKRFKHPRKLPENRVITGAGQLWQMDIKYGYVAGRDRHFFVLSIIDVFTRVIVGYHRGSSCEAKHACQTLGRAMEQHCAPDSARPVIRTDNGPQFISHLFGDMCESWEMTHERIPPRTPDLNAFIESFHSNIDRDLFRKEAFDTFEEAYEAVDRYMDFYNNRRMHTSLRNMPPATFAEWVLTLEDQSCFFWPREKAK, from the coding sequence ATGTTCATTAAGCAGGGGAATACCGCAGCCTTGGTGCTCCGTCTCGTGGGGCTAGCAGAGTCTACGTACTACGACCGTAAGAAACGCAAGAAGCAGGAGGCACAGGCCGTCCCCCAGGGGCGTGGAAGACCCCTACCCGGCTACTCCCTGACCGAGTCGGGAGAGAAGATTAGCGACGAGCAGATCCAGGAAATGCTCCTGGAACTGGTCGCTGGAGAAGAGCACGTGTACGGGTACAAACTGCTGGCCAAGTGCTTGTGGAACCAGCACGGGCTGAGGCTCAACCACAAGAAAAGCTACCGGCTGTGTCAGGCGCTGGAGATCCTGCAGCCCCAGCGTCAGAAGCGCTTTAAGCATCCCCGGAAGCTGCCGGAGAACCGAGTCATTACCGGAGCGGGCCAGCTCTGGCAGATGGACATTAAATACGGGTATGTGGCGGGCCGGGACCGGCATTTCTTCGTCCTGAGCATTATCGATGTGTTTACCCGGGTTATCGTCGGGTATCACCGAGGATCGTCGTGTGAGGCCAAGCACGCCTGCCAGACGCTGGGACGCGCCATGGAGCAACACTGCGCCCCTGACAGCGCACGTCCGGTGATCCGCACCGACAACGGCCCCCAGTTCATCAGCCATCTGTTTGGCGACATGTGTGAAAGCTGGGAGATGACCCATGAACGCATTCCGCCTCGAACGCCGGATTTAAATGCTTTTATTGAATCGTTCCACAGCAATATCGATCGGGATTTGTTCCGCAAAGAGGCCTTCGACACGTTCGAAGAGGCCTATGAAGCCGTGGACCGGTACATGGACTTTTACAATAACCGCAGAATGCATACGAGTCTTCGCAACATGCCGCCAGCTACCTTTGCGGAGTGGGTGCTGACCCTAGAAGACCAGTCCTGCTTCTTCTGGCCGAGAGAAAAAGCGAAATAA
- a CDS encoding helix-turn-helix domain-containing protein: protein MGHLTGTREKAAQEVLSGIKAAVVARKYGVTPSTVNQWVRDYREAHGEQDHPYPQDQVEERKRLLDVEQKYEKAVKMLGEKELEIEILRELLKKPTPAYPKKSR, encoded by the coding sequence ATGGGACACTTAACAGGAACAAGAGAGAAGGCAGCGCAAGAGGTGTTGTCTGGCATTAAGGCGGCGGTGGTTGCCCGAAAGTATGGGGTGACTCCATCAACGGTGAATCAGTGGGTGAGGGATTACCGGGAAGCCCATGGGGAGCAAGATCATCCGTATCCCCAGGACCAGGTGGAGGAACGGAAGCGCCTGCTGGACGTCGAGCAGAAATATGAGAAGGCCGTCAAGATGCTCGGTGAAAAGGAGTTAGAGATTGAGATTCTGCGTGAACTGCTAAAAAAGCCAACCCCTGCTTATCCGAAAAAATCGAGGTAG
- a CDS encoding DMT family transporter: MQQQGLKLAYSFAVLNAVIIGFSFLFTKVALGHAGPLDTLTYRFAASFVVMSVPVAFGWVKISYHGKPVGRALLLAAMYPLGFFTLQVFGLQHATSAEGGILYSFTPVVTMIIASIFLKEKTTLLQKLCVFLSVFGVVFIFVMKGSSIQLSNMTGIALLFLTCLAFAGYSVLARSLSRHFSPAELSYLMMGIGFATFLIISLTGHAANGTFSEFLSPLGSGTFILSAVYLGVIASLVTTLTSTYILSKIEASLMSVFTNLSTIVSIAAGAFFLGEEITVYHWIGSLLIIVGVIGTNRLGRSKPGVQVAGRSESV, encoded by the coding sequence ATGCAGCAGCAAGGACTCAAGCTGGCCTATAGCTTTGCCGTACTCAATGCGGTCATTATCGGATTCTCATTCCTGTTCACCAAGGTGGCTCTCGGCCATGCCGGACCGCTCGATACACTAACCTACCGTTTCGCCGCTTCGTTTGTTGTGATGTCGGTCCCGGTCGCCTTCGGCTGGGTCAAAATCTCCTACCACGGCAAGCCGGTTGGCCGGGCACTGCTGCTGGCTGCGATGTATCCGCTGGGATTCTTCACCCTTCAGGTATTCGGACTTCAGCATGCCACCTCTGCCGAGGGTGGAATTCTCTATTCGTTCACTCCGGTCGTGACGATGATCATCGCCTCTATTTTCTTGAAGGAGAAGACCACTCTGCTGCAAAAACTATGTGTTTTCCTGTCCGTATTTGGCGTTGTGTTTATCTTCGTCATGAAGGGAAGCAGTATTCAGCTGTCCAATATGACCGGGATTGCGCTGTTGTTCCTGACTTGTCTCGCGTTTGCCGGATACAGCGTGCTGGCCCGGTCACTCTCCAGGCACTTCAGCCCCGCTGAACTCAGCTACCTCATGATGGGGATCGGCTTCGCAACCTTCCTGATCATTTCACTCACCGGACATGCAGCCAACGGAACCTTCAGCGAATTCCTAAGTCCGCTGGGGAGCGGCACCTTTATCCTGTCTGCTGTGTATCTGGGAGTCATAGCCTCACTGGTCACTACCCTGACTTCAACTTATATCTTGTCCAAAATCGAAGCTTCGCTCATGAGCGTGTTCACCAATCTCTCCACCATCGTCTCCATTGCAGCCGGAGCGTTCTTCCTCGGGGAAGAGATTACAGTGTACCACTGGATCGGATCGCTTCTGATCATAGTCGGGGTAATCGGCACCAACCGGCTGGGCCGGAGCAAGCCTGGCGTGCAGGTTGCCGGCCGGAGCGAGTCTGTGTAA
- a CDS encoding aminotransferase-like domain-containing protein: MKKYHSVVSEIEKRMKEGQYRPGEKLPSVRSAAAFYGCSVSTILRAYGELERTHAIYSIPQSGYYMVEKTEEPGPAGGSGTIDFASASPDLNVFPYLDFQHCLNKAIDQYKYNLFTYGDAQGLDSLRRTLVSHLAEYQVFAKAERIIITSGIQQALEILARMPFPGGRMEILVEQPGYDIYLRYLEAEGLPVSGIGRSAAGINLRELEERFASGKYKLFYTMPRYHNPLGTSYSTAERQAIARLAGKYDVYIVEDDYMADLGAGRQFDPVYAYDQTSHVIYLKSFSKIIFPGLRLGAVVLPEPLLETFRAYKGYTDTSLLSQAALEVYIKNGMYEHHRHKIKAMYAKRIQAVYEALREHNTEGLIEASADSSGIYMQFKLPVTVNLERLVKRLGERKISVVPGNGFYLPYYRDRDKFIRISISRAGLDQIDEGIKAIVQEVKRGSGW, translated from the coding sequence GTGAAAAAGTATCATTCGGTTGTATCGGAGATAGAGAAGCGGATGAAGGAAGGACAGTACCGTCCTGGGGAAAAGCTGCCTTCCGTGCGCAGTGCCGCAGCTTTCTACGGCTGCAGTGTCAGCACCATTCTGCGGGCCTACGGGGAGCTGGAGAGAACACATGCCATATATTCGATTCCGCAGAGCGGCTATTATATGGTGGAGAAGACGGAAGAACCCGGACCTGCCGGGGGCAGCGGAACAATCGACTTCGCTTCGGCATCGCCCGATCTGAACGTATTTCCGTATCTGGATTTCCAGCATTGCCTTAACAAGGCGATTGACCAGTACAAATATAACCTGTTTACTTACGGGGATGCGCAGGGACTGGATTCGCTGCGCCGCACGCTCGTGTCTCATCTAGCGGAGTATCAGGTTTTTGCCAAGGCAGAGCGGATTATCATTACTTCGGGAATCCAGCAGGCACTGGAGATTCTGGCCAGAATGCCGTTCCCCGGCGGCAGGATGGAGATCCTCGTTGAACAGCCGGGATATGATATTTATCTGCGGTATTTGGAGGCGGAGGGACTGCCTGTAAGCGGGATTGGCCGCTCCGCAGCCGGCATTAACCTGCGGGAGCTGGAGGAGCGGTTCGCAAGCGGCAAGTATAAATTATTCTATACCATGCCCAGGTATCATAATCCGCTCGGAACATCATACAGCACAGCGGAGCGGCAGGCGATTGCCAGACTGGCCGGCAAATACGATGTGTATATTGTTGAGGATGATTACATGGCAGATCTGGGTGCCGGACGGCAATTTGATCCTGTATACGCGTATGACCAGACTTCACATGTGATTTATTTGAAAAGCTTCTCCAAAATCATCTTCCCCGGCCTCAGGCTGGGGGCGGTTGTGCTGCCGGAGCCGCTTCTGGAGACGTTCCGCGCCTATAAAGGATACACGGATACCTCCCTGTTATCCCAGGCAGCACTTGAGGTATACATCAAGAACGGCATGTATGAGCACCACAGGCACAAAATAAAAGCGATGTACGCCAAAAGAATCCAGGCGGTGTATGAGGCGCTCCGGGAGCACAATACGGAAGGTCTGATTGAGGCCTCTGCGGACAGCTCCGGCATCTATATGCAATTCAAATTGCCGGTAACCGTGAATCTGGAACGGCTGGTCAAACGGCTGGGAGAGCGGAAGATCAGCGTCGTTCCCGGTAATGGATTCTATTTACCTTATTACCGGGACCGGGACAAGTTCATACGCATCAGTATTTCCCGCGCCGGGCTGGACCAGATTGATGAGGGAATCAAGGCCATAGTCCAGGAGGTGAAGCGGGGGAGCGGATGGTAG
- the nfsA gene encoding oxygen-insensitive NADPH nitroreductase, which yields MNETLELLNRHTSVRQFQDKPVSDELLAAIIGAGQMASTSSNVQAYSVIAVTEPALKAQLSALSGNQAYIEQCPVFLVWCADLYRLREAAAPHLQGAPSYEDSTENLIVATVDVALAAQNAAVAAESLGLGIVYIGGVRNNIAALSELLGLPELVYPVFGMCLGYPAAVNGVRPRLPLQAVLHHNSYDAEAALQQAGVYDGISRDYMRERTGGQSEASWSEIMAKRQAQPSRMHMKEFLLGKGFMQR from the coding sequence GTGAATGAAACTCTTGAGCTGTTGAACCGTCATACCTCCGTCCGCCAGTTTCAGGACAAGCCGGTCAGTGACGAGCTGCTCGCTGCCATTATCGGGGCGGGCCAGATGGCCTCGACCTCCAGCAATGTGCAGGCTTATAGCGTAATTGCCGTAACGGAGCCTGCACTTAAAGCGCAGCTGTCCGCCTTATCCGGCAATCAGGCGTATATCGAGCAGTGCCCGGTCTTCCTGGTCTGGTGCGCCGACCTGTACCGGCTGCGTGAGGCGGCGGCTCCCCATCTACAGGGGGCGCCATCCTATGAGGACAGTACCGAGAATCTGATCGTTGCCACCGTTGATGTTGCGCTCGCCGCGCAGAATGCTGCGGTTGCCGCAGAATCGCTCGGTCTGGGCATCGTGTATATCGGCGGCGTCCGTAATAATATTGCCGCGCTGTCGGAGCTGCTGGGCTTGCCGGAGCTGGTCTATCCGGTATTCGGCATGTGCCTAGGTTATCCCGCTGCTGTGAATGGAGTGCGGCCGCGTCTACCGCTGCAGGCTGTGCTGCATCATAATAGTTATGATGCCGAAGCCGCATTGCAGCAGGCCGGGGTGTATGACGGGATCTCACGCGATTATATGCGCGAGCGGACCGGCGGCCAGAGTGAGGCCTCGTGGTCGGAGATCATGGCGAAGCGCCAGGCCCAGCCGTCAAGAATGCATATGAAGGAATTCCTGCTGGGCAAAGGGTTCATGCAGAGATAA
- a CDS encoding glycoside hydrolase family 30 protein, translating to MTRIGDKSFSSGTGSSDYTITVNEGTTYQQMDGFGVSLTDSSAWLLNYKLNAAKRAEVMEKLFGNTGIGLSVLRQPMGSSDFTWSAYTYDDTAGDTSLGQFTISRDLPYIVPMVKAAIAKNPGIKVFASPWSAPAWMKYSGTLNGGKLKAEYYQTYADYFKKYIQAYQAQGIPIYAVTVQNEPMYETGAYPSMGMNEQDETGFIGDYLGPTLQNAGINTKIIAFDHNYLNWGFPNTVVQNLKNSGKASYIAGSAFHHYDSGDGSQMTSMHTAHPDKDIWFTEGGFGTWNDPQNGTSQGFDNMITEFINITRNWSKSVILWNAALDQKDGPALLSAYNTNRGMVTIQNSDNSNSNPENNVTYTKQYYLLGHFSKFVVPGAYRIQTNTSNDLKNVAFKNPDGSKVVVAYNPQTSAKNVKIQWGSQSFIINVPAKSVMTYKWYGNPS from the coding sequence TTGACCCGCATCGGGGATAAGAGCTTCAGTTCAGGCACCGGAAGCAGCGATTATACAATTACCGTTAACGAAGGCACCACCTATCAGCAAATGGACGGATTCGGCGTTTCCCTGACCGACTCCTCCGCCTGGCTGCTCAATTACAAACTGAATGCTGCTAAGCGTGCGGAGGTGATGGAGAAGCTGTTTGGTAACACAGGGATTGGCTTAAGCGTGCTGCGGCAGCCGATGGGCAGCTCCGACTTCACCTGGTCGGCTTACACGTATGATGACACGGCTGGGGACACCTCACTCGGCCAGTTCACGATTAGCCGTGATCTGCCTTATATCGTTCCAATGGTCAAAGCGGCAATTGCCAAGAATCCCGGCATCAAGGTATTTGCTTCACCGTGGAGCGCCCCGGCCTGGATGAAGTATTCCGGCACCCTGAACGGCGGCAAGCTCAAAGCTGAGTACTATCAGACCTACGCCGATTATTTCAAAAAATACATCCAGGCCTACCAGGCCCAGGGGATTCCCATTTATGCTGTCACCGTACAGAACGAGCCTATGTATGAAACCGGGGCTTACCCCTCGATGGGCATGAATGAACAGGATGAGACCGGCTTCATCGGAGACTATCTGGGCCCAACCTTGCAGAATGCCGGGATCAATACCAAGATCATTGCTTTTGACCATAATTATCTGAACTGGGGCTTCCCCAATACGGTCGTTCAGAACTTGAAAAACTCCGGCAAAGCAAGCTATATCGCCGGCAGCGCCTTCCATCACTACGACAGCGGCGACGGTTCGCAGATGACCTCCATGCATACTGCCCATCCCGATAAAGACATCTGGTTCACAGAAGGCGGGTTCGGCACCTGGAATGATCCGCAGAACGGCACAAGCCAGGGCTTCGACAACATGATTACTGAATTCATCAATATTACACGTAACTGGTCCAAATCGGTTATTCTCTGGAACGCCGCACTTGATCAGAAGGACGGTCCTGCTCTGCTGTCCGCCTACAACACCAACCGGGGCATGGTCACCATTCAGAACTCCGACAATTCAAACAGCAATCCGGAGAACAATGTCACTTATACCAAGCAATATTATCTGCTGGGCCACTTCAGCAAATTTGTCGTTCCGGGTGCTTACCGCATCCAGACCAATACCAGCAATGACCTGAAGAATGTGGCGTTCAAGAATCCTGACGGCTCCAAGGTAGTTGTCGCTTATAATCCGCAGACCTCGGCCAAGAACGTCAAGATACAATGGGGCAGCCAGTCGTTTATCATAAATGTGCCCGCCAAGTCAGTGATGACATATAAGTGGTACGGCAATCCGTCTTAG
- a CDS encoding ABC transporter ATP-binding protein, giving the protein MDHVIEMKNVSRSFQDKKAVDSVSFTINRGSITAVLGPNGAGKTTTLSILLGLLEPAEGSVKVFGLPPKDARVRERTGAMLQEVSVMDRLKVREILSLIRSYYPRPMEMEVLLQATGLAPADLNRYAEKLSGGQKRSLSFALALAGNPDLLFFDEPTVGLDTTARRHFWEKVRGLAEQGKTILFTTHYLQEAEDTADRILLFSRGALVADGSPEEIKARIVSKSVSFLPLGDPAVLRGQLLELPEVEACYEKNGRLHVTTENTDEALRAIFTGGLAVKDVVIDQGKLDEAFEQLTMSQEAAVC; this is encoded by the coding sequence ATGGATCATGTGATCGAAATGAAGAATGTCAGCAGAAGCTTCCAGGATAAAAAAGCGGTAGACAGCGTCAGCTTCACCATTAACAGAGGTTCTATTACAGCAGTGCTCGGGCCCAACGGAGCAGGCAAAACAACTACACTATCTATACTTCTAGGGCTGCTTGAGCCCGCGGAAGGAAGTGTGAAGGTATTCGGTCTTCCGCCCAAAGACGCCAGGGTCCGGGAGCGGACGGGAGCGATGCTGCAGGAGGTGAGTGTGATGGACCGGCTGAAGGTCCGGGAGATTCTGTCCCTGATCCGCAGCTATTATCCGCGGCCGATGGAGATGGAGGTGCTGCTTCAGGCCACGGGGCTTGCCCCGGCCGATCTGAACCGCTACGCCGAGAAGCTCTCCGGCGGGCAGAAGCGCAGTCTCAGCTTCGCGCTGGCGCTGGCGGGTAACCCTGATCTGCTGTTTTTTGACGAACCGACGGTAGGGCTCGATACTACCGCGCGGCGCCATTTCTGGGAGAAGGTCCGGGGACTGGCTGAGCAAGGCAAGACGATTCTGTTCACCACCCACTATCTGCAGGAGGCGGAGGACACCGCAGACCGGATTCTGCTGTTCAGCCGCGGCGCCCTTGTGGCAGATGGCAGCCCGGAGGAGATTAAGGCCAGGATCGTGAGTAAGTCAGTATCCTTCCTGCCGCTCGGCGATCCGGCGGTGCTGCGCGGACAGCTGCTGGAGCTGCCTGAGGTTGAAGCCTGCTACGAGAAGAACGGACGGCTGCATGTAACGACGGAGAATACGGATGAGGCGCTGCGGGCTATTTTTACAGGCGGACTGGCGGTGAAGGATGTTGTGATTGATCAAGGGAAGCTGGATGAAGCGTTCGAGCAGTTGACTATGAGCCAGGAGGCGGCGGTATGCTGA
- a CDS encoding ABC transporter permease, which produces MLIKQMMAQCKAELLRIIRNPYYVFWSLLMPIMFYFIFTRVVNTGTDDTQEWQAHYLMSMAAFSVMGSAIMTLGIRLVQERTQGWNTFIRITPLPGTVYFLGKMFGQMVMHLFSVLCIFAAGYLINGVSLTAGQWLLSGLWLLAGSLPFLALGTIIGSMKRVDTASGVSNVLYMALAVAGGMWMPLDIMPDAMQRIGRWLPSYNYGDGAWEIVGGGVPQWNSVLLLLGYLAVFMLLSVYIRKKQEAV; this is translated from the coding sequence ATGCTGATAAAACAAATGATGGCCCAGTGCAAAGCGGAGCTGCTGCGGATTATCCGCAATCCCTATTACGTGTTCTGGTCGCTGCTAATGCCGATTATGTTCTATTTCATCTTCACAAGAGTGGTCAATACAGGGACAGACGATACGCAGGAGTGGCAGGCGCATTACCTGATGTCGATGGCCGCCTTCAGCGTGATGGGCTCGGCGATCATGACCCTCGGCATCCGGCTGGTGCAGGAGCGGACCCAGGGCTGGAATACGTTCATCCGCATTACCCCGCTGCCGGGTACTGTTTATTTTCTGGGTAAAATGTTTGGTCAGATGGTGATGCATCTGTTCTCGGTGCTGTGTATTTTCGCTGCGGGATATCTGATCAACGGGGTGTCGCTGACTGCAGGACAATGGCTGCTTAGCGGCCTGTGGCTGCTCGCAGGCTCGCTGCCTTTTCTGGCGCTGGGGACAATTATTGGCTCAATGAAGCGGGTGGATACGGCGAGCGGGGTGAGCAATGTGCTCTATATGGCGCTGGCGGTGGCCGGAGGGATGTGGATGCCTCTGGATATTATGCCGGATGCAATGCAGCGGATCGGCCGCTGGCTGCCTTCCTATAATTACGGAGACGGTGCCTGGGAGATTGTGGGCGGAGGGGTTCCGCAGTGGAATTCCGTGCTGCTATTGCTCGGATACCTGGCAGTTTTTATGCTATTATCGGTCTATATCCGAAAAAAACAGGAAGCGGTGTAA
- a CDS encoding sensor histidine kinase, which translates to MALKQFRLFPRRFGYYPFIWLIYLVFPILNLQGYSGYKLLGGYALVVIFTVTYRQLYWTEGKTYSAWLGLQMLLIAVLCIVYSPFNFYMGFFTSNFVGWYTDLRRFKRAFAVFTMMVVGLALLSFSKMYGTEWLFLFPFVMMMLITPFGIRSMNRRRMLEKELDQANEVIREMVKREERMRIARDLHDTMGHTLSLITLKSQLVEKLAVKNPERAQAEAREIQRTSRAALRQVRELVSEMRAVSVAEELAEAGEMLRSAEIGLEVDGDAALPGVSDLTQNILSLCIKEAVTNIVKHSGADLCRIGIEMTAGEVRITVEDNGVGVGLQDGRAEGAAHRRDGNGMKGMAERLALIDGSLTLGPGTGSGIGTGTGTGTLLTVVTPRIVKDRKDGETA; encoded by the coding sequence ATGGCTCTTAAGCAGTTCCGGTTATTTCCGCGCAGGTTTGGTTACTACCCTTTTATCTGGCTGATCTATCTGGTATTCCCGATCTTAAATCTTCAGGGCTATAGCGGATACAAATTACTGGGGGGATATGCGCTGGTGGTGATTTTCACGGTCACCTACCGTCAACTCTACTGGACAGAGGGCAAGACCTACTCGGCCTGGCTGGGACTGCAAATGCTGCTGATCGCAGTGTTATGTATAGTGTACAGCCCTTTCAATTTCTATATGGGCTTCTTCACAAGCAATTTTGTCGGCTGGTATACCGATCTGCGCAGGTTCAAACGGGCCTTTGCTGTGTTCACGATGATGGTTGTCGGTCTGGCACTGCTGTCTTTTAGCAAAATGTACGGTACAGAATGGCTATTCCTGTTTCCCTTTGTCATGATGATGCTGATTACTCCTTTTGGCATCCGCTCCATGAACCGCCGGCGGATGCTGGAGAAGGAGCTGGACCAGGCGAATGAGGTCATCAGGGAGATGGTCAAACGCGAGGAGCGGATGCGTATCGCCCGTGATCTGCACGACACGATGGGGCATACGTTGTCGCTGATTACGCTGAAAAGCCAGCTGGTCGAGAAGCTGGCCGTCAAGAATCCCGAACGGGCGCAGGCGGAAGCGCGGGAGATCCAGCGCACTTCACGTGCTGCGCTGCGGCAGGTGCGGGAGCTGGTCTCGGAGATGCGCGCAGTCTCTGTGGCCGAAGAACTGGCGGAGGCCGGGGAGATGCTGCGCAGCGCGGAGATTGGGCTTGAAGTGGACGGAGATGCAGCGCTCCCGGGCGTATCAGACCTGACGCAGAATATTCTCAGCCTCTGCATCAAGGAAGCCGTCACCAATATTGTGAAGCATAGCGGTGCAGACCTGTGCCGGATTGGCATTGAGATGACGGCTGGAGAGGTACGGATTACGGTGGAGGATAACGGAGTTGGAGTCGGGCTGCAGGACGGGCGAGCTGAGGGAGCAGCGCACCGCCGGGACGGCAACGGAATGAAAGGGATGGCCGAGCGGTTGGCCCTGATTGACGGTTCTCTGACCTTGGGCCCGGGAACGGGCAGTGGCATAGGAACAGGAACTGGGACAGGAACATTGTTAACTGTGGTGACGCCAAGAATAGTTAAGGATAGAAAGGACGGGGAAACGGCATGA
- a CDS encoding response regulator transcription factor: protein MISIVIAEDQRLLRGAMASLLDLEDDIEVAGEAGDGAEALALIERLQPDVCLMDIEMPLMSGLEVAEILKSRGCATKIIILTTFARPGYFERGVKAGIQGYLLKDEPVDKLAEAIRRVMGGHREVSPELVFGSLREENPLSDREREILKLAGAGRSAGEIASALHLSYGTVRNYISEILGKLEVKSRIEAVRLAEEKGWM from the coding sequence ATGATCAGCATCGTAATTGCCGAGGATCAGCGGCTGCTGCGCGGAGCGATGGCTTCACTGCTCGATTTGGAGGATGATATCGAGGTTGCCGGGGAAGCCGGAGACGGGGCAGAGGCACTGGCCCTGATTGAACGCCTTCAGCCGGATGTATGTCTGATGGATATTGAGATGCCGCTGATGAGCGGTCTGGAGGTTGCGGAGATCCTGAAATCGCGGGGCTGTGCCACCAAAATCATCATCCTGACGACCTTCGCCCGCCCCGGTTATTTCGAGCGGGGCGTGAAGGCCGGGATTCAGGGCTACCTGCTGAAGGATGAGCCGGTGGACAAGCTGGCGGAGGCGATCCGCCGGGTGATGGGCGGGCACCGGGAGGTGTCCCCCGAGCTGGTCTTCGGCAGCCTGCGGGAAGAGAACCCGCTGTCGGACCGGGAGCGGGAGATTCTGAAGCTGGCCGGCGCGGGCCGGAGTGCCGGGGAGATCGCCTCGGCGCTGCATCTATCCTACGGCACCGTCCGCAATTACATCTCGGAGATTCTCGGCAAGCTGGAAGTGAAGAGCCGGATTGAGGCGGTGCGGCTGGCTGAGGAGAAGGGCTGGATGTAG
- a CDS encoding ABC transporter ATP-binding protein — MSPLTNTVQLKKDVPGSSLDEAKSAPPALEVSSVSKSFTHRRRETHVLDQVSLTVAPQEFVSIVGPSGCGKSTLFHIIGGLTLPDAGTVSMDGVPVTGQRGKISYMPQQPALFPWRSIEDNVLLGAELQGAPQPQAREAARHWLAKVGLGGFERAYPHMLSGGMQQRAAFLRAMLAPQELMLLDEPFSALDALTREQMQRWLLELWEENRRSVLFITHNIEEALLLSSRIYVFSGRPGSVLHTVDVPFPRPRRDEITDAPEFLQLKRQLSVWMREEQAKSL; from the coding sequence GTGTCTCCACTCACGAATACCGTACAGCTCAAGAAGGACGTCCCCGGCAGCAGCCTTGACGAGGCCAAAAGCGCACCGCCTGCGCTTGAAGTCAGCAGCGTCTCCAAGTCGTTCACGCACCGCCGCCGGGAGACGCATGTGCTGGATCAGGTGTCGCTGACGGTAGCGCCGCAGGAATTCGTCTCCATTGTCGGCCCTTCCGGCTGCGGCAAAAGCACCCTGTTCCATATTATCGGCGGCCTGACGCTGCCGGATGCCGGAACCGTCAGCATGGACGGCGTCCCGGTTACCGGGCAGCGCGGCAAGATCAGCTATATGCCGCAGCAGCCCGCGCTGTTCCCGTGGCGGAGCATAGAGGACAACGTCCTGCTCGGCGCCGAGCTGCAGGGCGCGCCTCAGCCGCAGGCCCGCGAAGCCGCGCGCCACTGGCTGGCCAAGGTCGGCCTGGGCGGATTCGAGCGCGCTTATCCGCATATGCTGTCCGGCGGCATGCAGCAGCGGGCCGCCTTCCTGCGGGCCATGCTCGCTCCGCAGGAGCTGATGCTGCTGGACGAGCCGTTCAGCGCACTCGATGCGCTGACGCGCGAGCAGATGCAGCGCTGGCTGCTGGAGCTGTGGGAAGAGAACCGCCGCTCCGTGCTGTTCATCACCCACAACATCGAAGAAGCGCTGCTGCTCTCCAGCCGCATCTATGTCTTCTCCGGACGTCCCGGCTCCGTCCTGCACACCGTCGATGTACCGTTCCCGCGTCCGCGCCGCGATGAAATCACCGATGCACCAGAGTTCCTGCAGCTTAAGCGCCAGCTCTCGGTGTGGATGCGCGAGGAGCAGGCCAAGAGCCTTTGA